A window of Punica granatum isolate Tunisia-2019 chromosome 8, ASM765513v2, whole genome shotgun sequence genomic DNA:
CTCAATGAAACAATGCAGAAGACAGCCAACAGATTCAGAAGGGAGCACAGGAGATCCACAGAtattcctgcaatgggaaatcGAGCACAACTTCAATCTACAGTGAATAAATGCTCTGCCAGCAATAAGAACTACACTGCTCCTTGTTCGAGTAAAATTTGCATTGTGGACAACACTTGAAATCTTAATTTACAACATCTAAGGCAACCCTTTACCAGGAAAGCAAGAAATTTATACAGTGCCCAGATGAAGAAACTGTTGCTtaagataataaaaaacaTTAATTGGGACTAAAAGCATTGTGTTCATAATTAAAAGCTGCTTTCCTTAActgtcaagaaaaaaaactactAACCCCAGAAAAGCATCGAGGCCCAGAAGGATATACCGAAAACCCTTAGATCAAGCAACCAAATCACACCAGGACGAGTGAGACAGATTAAAATGCAAAGGATGAATTTGACCAGCTTGCCATATAAAGCACTGAAAGCTCAACTTTAAATTGCTTAAGAAATTGCAGAAATAGGAAGCAAATGCACAAATACGAAGTCAAAGAACTTAATTTCACAGCTAATACAGCCCCCAAGAACAGAAACCTTCACTCGAATGAGGAAGACAGAATTACATCGTCAGCACACTGTTTTCCAAGGAGAAGAATGTCACGGAAGCGACAATTTCGACAACTTCCTGGTTTCGGAATCTTCCAACTGCGAACAGAGCAGGAGACGAAGCTCCCCAACTGTTCCGACAATTTCTCACCAATTATAAGTTTGAACATTATCGTTTTAAACAAATGAGACGTTGAATAGAGTTAAGACAGCAAGAACGGCAGCAATTTAAAGTACCGGCGGCGGAGAAACCTCGGAGCACCGACATCACCGAAGTTTGCCGGACACGACGACACCTCAGATCTACGAGATCGCAGCTCGGAGGAGAACTGAAAACTGAGCGGGAAGAAGCACTACAAGCTCAGACGGCTCGGAACTAAAATTACTCCGCGGGGATCCGACAGTGGAGCTAAAGCCTCGAGAAACAAAGCTCGACATGAGCCCCCCCAAGCTGGTGCTCCCATGGCCAGGCCGACAAGCCGGCTGCTGAGCTCTAGCCGAGAGCAGAGCGGAGGAGGGCCGCGTGTCGGTGCCGCTGAGCCGCCGTGAGATGTCGCCGGCTCTACTTCCGGTCGCTTCTCTTCTCCGATTGTCGCCGATTACGATATCGGTCGGAGGAGCAGAGAGAACACTGTGTAGAGTAGAGCTGCTGGTTTTccgttttttgtttttccatttcttttttttcccccgaAAACGAGAAATGGAGAGTGCGCCGTGTTTGGCTCTCCACGTTTTCGGTCGGACTTTGCTTCTTGCGACGGGCGCGTGGGTGGCACTTTAACGGAAAGGTCCAAACTTAAACGGTCACAAACGACATCGCCATTAAGCGTAGGGTAGAGTAGTGGTAGCGTGCGGGCAGGCATTACGGCTCACTGTAAAACTCGTCACGTCGACCGTGAGATTAAAGGAATCTCTGATCTGAACGGTTCATTGGCATTGGTAATGGTACTTTGTTCGATGGAGAGTGACGCAACGGTTCCGTTCCGGGTAAAAGGTAAAGGGAAGGAGGGAATTATTTCTGGCGAGAGGTGACTAAATCATGAAGTTCTGTTGTTGGGATAAAAAGACCATTTAATCAAAATTACCCCGTTCCCACCTATCATTATCattattgtatatataaaaaaagaatttaatccactcaaataaaatttgactCGTCCGCAGTCGAAATTTGAAGTAATTATAAACGTATTTTAGGCAAAATTCTCCAATATCAACAACAAATTTTTGTGCACAAGTTCTTGTATTCGCAACACATTCACAGCTGAGCCAACTTTGCTGACTTTTCAATTAAACATGATCTTTTTTTGCAACTCTCTAAACTTCATGATCATATGTAAAATCCACATTATTCATTAGATTAAGCTTAATGCGTCGGatggaaagaaataaaagagggtatttttcattatattttcctATTTGATATTActtcaataaattgaaattttttttttgtttatgatGACATTCCTTTTTAAACTTGTTGAAATGactattacttaaaaaaataatgctcGTCAATCATCCCTCACCATTTAATTGACTTTTTATATAAGTATCACACTCtgtgttttatttatttatttattcttactCATTATCACCCTTTGTGTTtaaattctatatatttaaatgCCTTCTTTATAGgtaagttctttttttttcctttaaaaaaatgttctctcattatctttttcaaatttaactataaaaatcacatttttctttaaatatcaTTCCATCTCATTCTATCAAATccattcaatttcatttctttgTTACGCGACTAACATGACCTCAGCCCATTTATATATTGCATTCACCCAAGGCCCCACAGAGAAGATGAATAACTTGTGCTTGCATGACAAATTCAACACTGCGAAAATGTCCCTAATACATAATCGGATGGAGCATGCATCCAATAATTCAATGCGGTGTCATCCACCAACTACTTAGAAATCATGTCACCGATAGACTAAGTCTGAACTCAAAACTCGTTCACCGCATTAAAAGCATGCTAAGAAGAAAACTGAAAGGGATAAAAGAATAGTGGGTTTGTATCACATTAAATGCCGTTTGAAACGATTGCTAACTCCCAAATTCCCAAGTTGACATGGCTTGAAGAAGGGAGAGAAACTCGAGGATGCGGAGCCTTAAGATGTTGAATTCAGATTCGAGGATTAGTTTATTTAGGGAAAAAGGGAAAGGGAATTCGACGCAATCAACTTGAGGGTGACATCCCAACCCcagagaaggaaaaaatggGAGGTGGATAGAGTCGCAAACTTACATGTAAATGCCTGAAATGGGAGGCGGATAGAGTCGCAAACTTACATGTAAATGCCTGACGGAGATTTACGTTTTTCATGCTTCCCCTCCCATCGGTATCAAGCTTTATCCGTATCCGAATGTGGACTCCCCCACTTTACTTTACTtcccaataaaaaataaaataataattaaaaaatataaagactTGTTTCTCCCAATACAGTAATAAATTCCCAATTTCTTTTATTGGAAGATAATTCTCCGGAAAATAGAGAAGAATATTCCATtaactaataaattaatacaGTCAATTAGATATTTTCAAGAAATATTTCTTCGAGTTCAGTAAAAAGTACATTCCTCTCGCATGAAATAAGCGACTCcattggacccaaggagttgaTTCCACCAGCATCCATCCACTTGGTAAGTCTCTTTAACCCGATATCTCTTTCCTGTGTTATGGCAAAAACCGAGGCCAATTTCAATGTGCTTCACATTTTCCGATGTTCCAAGACAACTGTGGCGAGACATCTTATCTCTACCTATTAACAAGTCTGATTACAATGACTTTACATCTTCTTTCTGATGTTCCAAGACAATTGTGGCGAGAGCAAGCCTATAAGCAGATGACCTCAAGTTCCGGACCAGgacatatatttcttccttccTCCGCTTCACGTGCATTTCACTCCATTGCTCTGCTCTGAGTCGAGCTAGCGAGGTTGCCTCGCAGATAGCCACAGCAGCAGGCTTCTTACTGCACATGTAATTTGACGCTCTGGTCAGTTTTTCGCCTAGCCATTGCATGGCTTGAGGCATGGGTTCATAGTATGAAGAGATCCTATGGGTCCAACAGCTTCTATGACTTCCATTgagaaaattaagaagaaaactgaatttgaaataaaagaaatattggCAATTATCCAGTTCAGTCTCAACTGGAGACAGGACCAGACGGTTCATCCAGGTAGCAACTGGTAGCACTGATGCACATGCTTTCAAGCCGATTCTCAAGAACCAGACTAGACACATCCATTCCTGGTCATAGCAGCTGGCTAGGACGATGATGATTTTGAGGCCGTGAAGGCTTTAAACTACCACAAGAGGGAAATATCTCGATACTTTCATACAAATTCCAGATTTCTATGTATGAAAGAAGAGAGGATTCACTGACCTCCCTCGGACGAACCCTGTGGTGACAAATCCAATTCCCCGACGGTGAGATTCCCTTGCAAGCGGGTCCAATGGTGTTTGGAGGACCCATGTGCCAGAGGACTCCTCCTTAAAGTATGACGCCACAGCCGATTCGGAAATTTGCAGTCCTTTTCCATAGTTCTCTGGCCTAGGAGGAAGTGGCACAGATCCCACTTATCAAAGATCAAGGAATAAGAAGAGGAAACACTGCAAATTTAACTAAACCATTTGACAAAAATTGTATGGTGATCATCTCAAGACTGCAAAGGCAGAACTCAGATTTCTCTCATATTTCCTCATTCATATGGAAAATAGTGCGGCGTCTCACATATATCCAATCAGATTTATTAAACACAAATATGGAGTAACTATGTTATTAGATagaaattcagaaaattagaGGACATTATCTCACATTTTACTGTCAAGCCGTAAATTATAGAAAGAATCCTGAGATCTGACATACCTTGAAGACCACAACGATATGTCAGAGAAATGAGGAGTGCACACAACTGCTCCTTCTTCAAAAGCACCTTCTCTGAAAGCGCGCAGAATGACTCTAAGGAAATATAACTTCTTTTCATCCTTGAATTGAATTATGCCATCTTGGCACGGTACAACTTCATTAATCAAAGCCTTTTGCAGGCTCCCCTCATTCCCCACTCCATGAGGAAATAGAAGCAAATGACCACCAAACCtttcattaaataaaccaAGTTCACGAGATGTCCTCATGTTATATATTTCTCTCCCCGCTGGGATCTGAGAATTTCCCTCCAAAGAAGGTACTTCGTCATAAGCAGTTTGAACAGTACTCCAAGGAAGTGGAATGGGAATTTTCATAGGTCTTAATTTACGAGGCCGAAGATCTGCTTTTGAACTAGAAGCAGCAGCTTCAGCTGCCACTAAGGAAGTGTACGCACTGCAGTCAGGGAAATCAGAAGGAAAATATGGAAGACTAGCCTGTAAGATAAAAAACATAAGCATTAGCTGTTATCTCAAGCTTGATCGCCTGAATTTAAATGTGAATTCACACAACTTACTTCACACGAGATCCAGCGTTTCTCCCTCAATCCGATTGCATGAGCCCCCATAGTAACAAGAGGAACCCAAAACGCCTTGACCCAACTCAAGGGGAGTATAATGAACCATCTGAAAGGATGAGCACGAGATTTAAAGACCAATGAAGAATTCTTCCAAATCGGAATAACCAAAAATGAAGTCATTTGGTAAATCAAAAAGCAAATTGGATAAATCTGAAAAGAAGGAAGCAATTACCCCAGTGATGTGTGCTCTTGGCTGTGTGCTTGGCTGTGTTTCCTCAGAAGCATAATAGGGCATGTTGAAGACTGAAAGGCTTCCAAAGTACTCGAAGTCCTGCAGTTTGGATCACTAAGGCAATAAAATTCCAGACGCTTGTCATGTCTCTCCTGGCAAAGGACACTCTCGTCCACTGGTGGTTTTATTCCTCTACTAGCATCCCATAAATCTTCAATTTCAGGATATACAAGTGATGAAGGGGGTGACACTCCATGGTCATCTGAAGGTATTGTATGCTCTTCAACTTGAACAGGCGATGTAAACTCAACTTTAGTAGTAGTTACCGATTTAACATCGGTAACTCCTTCCTCCCTATATGCCCTTGGGTCCTTCACTACTAGGGACAGAACTGTGGAGTCAGAAAATTGCTCCTCTTTAAGAGACGAATGATCCTTCATCTTGTCATCATTGCTGACAGCTTCTGAATGCTTCTTCAACTGAAAAGATTTTCCTGGAACACTGCAGCATAATGAGTCAACTTTGTTTTCTTAACTCCAAACAATATGAGCTGATTCAAAGTGTGTACCCACCATGAAATGGGATGCAATATCTTTTTGAGAAGTTGAAAAGCCCCTGATCCCATGAGTTCTAATTTTGCAATGCGACCCTCGAGTGAAAAGCAGTTGATGGAAATACTCTTTGCATCCATCTGACAGATCAAACAAGCAAATTTTTAAGCATATGGATGGAACTATTTATTTGTTGGCTACAGAGATGGAAACATTCTGGAGTAACAGGTGAAAACTGATCACATTTACAAAAATATACTTGGCCCAACCAGTGAACTAAAAATTAGCTTTAGGGATAAACAGAGAATGCAAGAGAAGGAATCAAATACGGCTGGTTGGTGATCTATCAGCTCAAATTGTTAGCTACTTGTTTTGCACCCACCTCAGTTTTCACACTCAGACTGATTTTTAAGCATGAAAAATGGGTGGGTGTTGGCTTAAAAATTGGTAAAGTAGACTAGAAAATCATCATCAATAATCACCTCCTTCTGACATGCAGATTTCAAAGCGTTATATCCTTCTCCAAAAGCTGAAGCATGTATCCACACCCACAGCTGGCGAAATAGTTTGGAGCCCTCACTATTCCGTGGTTCAGTATGGCCATTATCAGAATAATCTAGTTCAGCATTTTCTAAATTCTTCTCATTCAAAGGTCGCCATATACAGATAACTGGACAAATTGGCCGACCTGTTGGTTCTCCAACGTGGTGAAGCTGCAAAAGAGGATGAGAAAGAAAAGTTTCATATATGCAAATATAGGTCATCCGTTGTCCAGATGGAGTTCACGAGTCATTTACCATTGCACTTTCGTATGTAGAGCCACATAGAACAGAAGGCCGCCCATCTATAGGATGCCCGCGAGGAGAGGGAACCAGTACCATCCTCAAGATTGATATTAACGAATCCTGGAATTTATTACCACGTAAACCAATTGCGACAATCTCATTATATCACCGAGAGAGAATTGCCACGCATTTTAGAAGGTTTGCAGTGGGCAATCATAAAACACGCTGGAAACAGTAGTAATATGGAATACCTACCTCTGGACCGTCCAATTGGACAGCAAGATGGTAGCTAGCATCATGCACAACTACTCCTTCCCTGCACCTTTTCAAGAGAGCCCTTGAACCTCTCCCTCTGTATCATTACAACATTAACAAGATAAATGCATAAACCGTTTTGGAAGAATAATCCTGCCCAAGATATCATCCAAACAAAACTACTACCTGCCATGC
This region includes:
- the LOC116188066 gene encoding uncharacterized protein LOC116188066 isoform X1: MNDSVHSQEGNLGPYLAATMGPSGSNGQLAPRTIRVQKFAEARGPELERLHSIVAQRLGNNFRSQRNKRRRTTSHDNQASNRRRRKRQKGLQCDNPELKTQEKLPRRVRRRNELRMNPQSGFSTSGDGTKRLRTHVWNAKRFTMTKLWGFHLPLGLHGRGRGSRALLKRCREGVVVHDASYHLAVQLDGPEDSLISILRMVLVPSPRGHPIDGRPSVLCGSTYESAMLHHVGEPTGRPICPVICIWRPLNEKNLENAELDYSDNGHTEPRNSEGSKLFRQLWVWIHASAFGEGYNALKSACQKEMDAKSISINCFSLEGRIAKLELMGSGAFQLLKKILHPISCVPGKSFQLKKHSEAVSNDDKMKDHSSLKEEQFSDSTVLSLVVKDPRAYREEGVTDVKSVTTTKVEFTSPVQVEEHTIPSDDHGVSPPSSLVYPEIEDLWDASRGIKPPVDESVLCQERHDKRLEFYCLSDPNCRTSSTLEAFQSSTCPIMLLRKHSQAHSQEHTSLGWFIILPLSWVKAFWVPLVTMGAHAIGLREKRWISCEASLPYFPSDFPDCSAYTSLVAAEAAASSSKADLRPRKLRPMKIPIPLPWSTVQTAYDEVPSLEGNSQIPAGREIYNMRTSRELGLFNERFGGHLLLFPHGVGNEGSLQKALINEVVPCQDGIIQFKDEKKLYFLRVILRAFREGAFEEGAVVCTPHFSDISLWSSRPENYGKGLQISESAVASYFKEESSGTWVLQTPLDPLARESHRRGIGFVTTGFVRGSKKPAAVAICEATSLARLRAEQWSEMHVKRRKEEIYVLVRNLRSSAYRLALATIVLEHQKEDVKSL
- the LOC116188066 gene encoding uncharacterized protein LOC116188066 isoform X2; translation: MNDSVHSQGNLGPYLAATMGPSGSNGQLAPRTIRVQKFAEARGPELERLHSIVAQRLGNNFRSQRNKRRRTTSHDNQASNRRRRKRQKGLQCDNPELKTQEKLPRRVRRRNELRMNPQSGFSTSGDGTKRLRTHVWNAKRFTMTKLWGFHLPLGLHGRGRGSRALLKRCREGVVVHDASYHLAVQLDGPEDSLISILRMVLVPSPRGHPIDGRPSVLCGSTYESAMLHHVGEPTGRPICPVICIWRPLNEKNLENAELDYSDNGHTEPRNSEGSKLFRQLWVWIHASAFGEGYNALKSACQKEMDAKSISINCFSLEGRIAKLELMGSGAFQLLKKILHPISCVPGKSFQLKKHSEAVSNDDKMKDHSSLKEEQFSDSTVLSLVVKDPRAYREEGVTDVKSVTTTKVEFTSPVQVEEHTIPSDDHGVSPPSSLVYPEIEDLWDASRGIKPPVDESVLCQERHDKRLEFYCLSDPNCRTSSTLEAFQSSTCPIMLLRKHSQAHSQEHTSLGWFIILPLSWVKAFWVPLVTMGAHAIGLREKRWISCEASLPYFPSDFPDCSAYTSLVAAEAAASSSKADLRPRKLRPMKIPIPLPWSTVQTAYDEVPSLEGNSQIPAGREIYNMRTSRELGLFNERFGGHLLLFPHGVGNEGSLQKALINEVVPCQDGIIQFKDEKKLYFLRVILRAFREGAFEEGAVVCTPHFSDISLWSSRPENYGKGLQISESAVASYFKEESSGTWVLQTPLDPLARESHRRGIGFVTTGFVRGSKKPAAVAICEATSLARLRAEQWSEMHVKRRKEEIYVLVRNLRSSAYRLALATIVLEHQKEDVKSL
- the LOC116188066 gene encoding ribonucleases P/MRP protein subunit POP1-like isoform X5; the protein is MNDSVHSQEGNLGPYLAATMGPSGSNGQLAPRTIRVQKFAEARGPELERLHSIVAQRLGNNFRSQRNKRRRTTSHDNQASNRRRRKRQKGLQCDNPELKTQEKLPRRVRRRNELRMNPQSGFSTSGDGTKRLRTHVWNAKRFTMTKLWGFHLPLGLHGRGRGSRALLKRCREGVVVHDASYHLAVQLDGPEDSLISILRMVLVPSPRGHPIDGRPSVLCGSTYESAMLHHVGEPTGRPICPVICIWRPLNEKNLENAELDYSDNGHTEPRNSEGSKLFRQLWVWIHASAFGEGYNALKSACQKEMDAKSISINCFSLEGRIAKLELMGSGAFQLLKKILHPISCVPGKSFQLKKHSEAVSNDDKMKDHSSLKEEQFSDSTVLSLVVKDPRAYREEGVTDVKSVTTTKVEFTSPVQVEEHTIPSDDHGVSPPSSLVYPEIEDLWDASRGIKPPVDESVLCQERHDKRLEFYCLSDPNCRTSSTLEAFQSSTCPIMLLRKHSQAHSQEHTSLGWFIILPLSWVKAFWVPLVTMGAHAIGLREKRWISCEASLPYFPSDFPDCSAYTSLVAAEAAASSSKADLRPRKLRPMKIPIPLPWSTVQTAYDEVPSLEGNSQIPAGREIYNMRTSRELGLFNERFGGHLLLFPHGVGNEGSLQKALINEVVPCQDGIIQFKDEKKLYFLRVILRAFREGAFEEGAVVCTPHFSDISLWSSSGICATSS
- the LOC116188066 gene encoding uncharacterized protein LOC116188066 isoform X3, whose translation is MGPSGSNGQLAPRTIRVQKFAEARGPELERLHSIVAQRLGNNFRSQRNKRRRTTSHDNQASNRRRRKRQKGLQCDNPELKTQEKLPRRVRRRNELRMNPQSGFSTSGDGTKRLRTHVWNAKRFTMTKLWGFHLPLGLHGRGRGSRALLKRCREGVVVHDASYHLAVQLDGPEDSLISILRMVLVPSPRGHPIDGRPSVLCGSTYESAMLHHVGEPTGRPICPVICIWRPLNEKNLENAELDYSDNGHTEPRNSEGSKLFRQLWVWIHASAFGEGYNALKSACQKEMDAKSISINCFSLEGRIAKLELMGSGAFQLLKKILHPISCVPGKSFQLKKHSEAVSNDDKMKDHSSLKEEQFSDSTVLSLVVKDPRAYREEGVTDVKSVTTTKVEFTSPVQVEEHTIPSDDHGVSPPSSLVYPEIEDLWDASRGIKPPVDESVLCQERHDKRLEFYCLSDPNCRTSSTLEAFQSSTCPIMLLRKHSQAHSQEHTSLGWFIILPLSWVKAFWVPLVTMGAHAIGLREKRWISCEASLPYFPSDFPDCSAYTSLVAAEAAASSSKADLRPRKLRPMKIPIPLPWSTVQTAYDEVPSLEGNSQIPAGREIYNMRTSRELGLFNERFGGHLLLFPHGVGNEGSLQKALINEVVPCQDGIIQFKDEKKLYFLRVILRAFREGAFEEGAVVCTPHFSDISLWSSRPENYGKGLQISESAVASYFKEESSGTWVLQTPLDPLARESHRRGIGFVTTGFVRGSKKPAAVAICEATSLARLRAEQWSEMHVKRRKEEIYVLVRNLRSSAYRLALATIVLEHQKEDVKSL
- the LOC116188066 gene encoding uncharacterized protein LOC116188066 isoform X4, translating into MNDSVHSQEGNLGPYLAATMGPSGSNGQLAPRTIRVQKFAEARGPELERLHSIVAQRLGNNFRSQRNKRRRTTSHDNQASNRRRRKRQKGLQCDNPELKTQEKLPRRVRRRNELRMNPQSGFSTSGDGTKRLRTHVWNAKRFTMTKLWGFHLPLGLHGRGRGSRALLKRCREGVVVHDASYHLAVQLDGPEDSLISILRMVLVPSPRGHPIDGRPSVLCGSTYESAMLHHVGEPTGRPICPVICIWRPLNEKNLENAELDYSDNGHTEPRNSEGSKLFRQLWVWIHASAFGEGYNALKSACQKEMDAKSISINCFSLEGRIAKLELMGSGAFQLLKKILHPISCVPGKSFQLKKHSEAVSNDDKMKDHSSLKEEQFSDSTVLSLVVKDPRAYREEGVTDVKSVTTTKVEFTSPVQVEEHTIPSDDHGVSPPSSLVYPEIEDLWDASRGIKPPVDESVLCQERHDKRLEFYCLSDPNCRTSSTLEAFQSSTCPIMLLRKHSQAHSQEHTSLGWFIILPLSWVKAFWVPLVTMGAHAIGLREKRWISCEASLPYFPSDFPDCSAYTSLVAAEAAASSSKADLRPRKLRPMKIPIPLPWSTVQTAYDEVPSLEGNSQIPAGREIYNMRTSRELGLFNERFGGHLLLFPHGVGNEGSLQKALINEVVPCQDGIIQFKDEKKLYFLRVILRAFREGAFEEGAVVCTPHFSDISLWSSRPENYGKGLQISESAVASYFKEESSGTWVLQTPLDPLARESHRRGIGFVTTGFVRGSLKPSRPQNHHRPSQLL